The following coding sequences are from one Pongo abelii isolate AG06213 chromosome 3, NHGRI_mPonAbe1-v2.0_pri, whole genome shotgun sequence window:
- the LOC100451436 gene encoding uncharacterized protein LOC100451436 — protein MLEASCSCELERTTGENPSPPTILLPTRVGYRQSSESLITRTREKHGAPRVLSAPSVLTPAQAPGLPLCVAWTLSQLQLWWDPKGRRWRGLRKRILRSQGEGLETNNVTPEAEPRPPLFPTPASPGDESCGHLQFNGLRGKGEKGGEGNGSLCPRGSSASSCRLLKTNKHNPPPSGVSGNSWDREKVVPKSGRLRTSDFRGAGARWRLQLGAASRGSSERGLPPLAPSCGFPSAGPVQAEPWRLCLAGWGSGVRLSRGLPLPRPAGNGRIPPCSAGRPSASWEARAHVLRLPKGERNRAGRRAHGNQERKAGTGEPKEPDRARPRALVARLRSVTGTQAPTHGECLERSWNGGPFV, from the exons ATGTTAGAGGCAAGTTGTTCGTGTGAACTCGAGCGAACGACTGGAG AAAACCCCTCCCCCCCGACGATTTTGCTGCCAACTCGAGTCGGCTACAGACAGTCCAGTGAGTCCTTAATTACAAGGACGAGAGAAAAGCACGGTGCCCCTCGAGTCCTCTCCGCCCCCTCGGTCCTAACCCCCGCCCAGGCTCCGGGTCTTCCCCTTTGTGTGGCCTGGACTCTCTCCCAGCTACAACTTTGGTGGGATCCCAAAGGAAGGAGGTGGCGGGGCCTACGGAAGAGGATACTCAGGAGCCAGGGAGAAGGGCTAGAAACGAATAATGTGACTCCAGAGGCGGAACCCCGACCCCCTCTATTTCCCACCCCGGCTTCACCCGGAGACGAAAGCTGTGGGCATCTTCAGTTTAACGGACTTCGCggaaaaggagagaagggggGCGAGGGAAATGGCAGTTTGTGTCCCAGGGGTTCTTCCGCTTCTTCTTGCCGCCTCCTAAAGACAAACAAACACAACCCCCCACCCTCCGGGGTATCAGGGAACTCGTGGGACCGTGAAAAAGTCGTTCCCAAATCCGGCCGCCTGCGGACGTCGGACTTCCGCGGGGCCGGCGCCCGTTGGCGTCTGCAGCTCGGCGCAGCCTCGCGGGGCTCCAGCGAGCGGGGTCTGCCACCCCTCGCGCCCTCCTGCGGCTTTCCCAGCGCTGGGCCAGTGCAGGCCGAGCCCTGGCGTCTCTGCCTCGCTGGGTGGGGGTCCGGGGTGCGGCTGTCCAGAGGGCTGCCCCTCCCGCGGCCCGCGGGGAACGGGCGCATCCCACCCTGCTCTGCAGGCCGCCCTTCTGCCAGCTGGGAGGCGAGGGCACACGTCCTAAGGCTGCCCAAGGGGGAGAGGAATCGCGCCGGTAGGAGAGCGCACGGGAACCAGGAACGCAAGGCCGGCACAGGGGAGCCGAAGGAGCCAGACAGGGCCCGGCCACGCGCCCTCGTCGCTCGGCTGCGCTCCGTGACAGGAACCCAGGCTCCCACGCACGGGGAATGCCTAGAACGGAGCTGGAATGGAG GCCCCTTTGTGTGA